The Raphanus sativus cultivar WK10039 chromosome 2, ASM80110v3, whole genome shotgun sequence DNA segment tCAATGAtcatttttcaataaaattattataactcttgACTAAGGACCTGATTGACCctaaactggtggcattgttaagataatcaaaatctctaccgtttgTGAAAAGATGAGTGCAAAAtcaccatagctagttctctatcaatagataaaattctgaAGATTATGTGTAGTTATGCATTTAAATTagtccaaaatctcccaaaattgctcgaaacaaaccagtggatagggTAATGCCGGTTAAATAtagtttaggaacgtctcagaaCATTCCAAGAAactcttatgacattccaagaaactcttatgacattccaaagaagtcttatgacattacAAGGATGTCTCCTgatattccacaaccttatgtgcaatgtccacagatgttttgggatattaagtttcctcttcgtgcgtcaaacgaccactcttcagtaaaactatcataacttttgactatGAACCTCGATTGACCTCAAATTGGTGGCATTAgaaagctaatcaaaatctctatcgtttctgaaaagatgagctcaatttcactATAGCTAGTTCtatatcaatatattaaattttgaagattatgtgcaattatacattacaaaaaaaactcaaaatatcccTAAGTTGCTTAATACGTACCATTGGACAAGGTAATGAcaatcacataaagttcataaaaccctgaaatttctgaaaattctaaatattttatgcagttatgtatttaaataactccaaaatcttccaaaattgttcgaaacaaaccagtcgATATaataatgacgttcaaatacattttaggaacgtctcaggacattccaaggaagtcttatgacattccaaagaagtcttatgacattccaaagaagtcttatgccattccaaggatgtttggtgacattccacaaccttatgtgcaatgtccacatatgtcttaggatattaaatTTCGTCTTCGTGCGTTAAATGATCACTGTTTAGTAAAACTACCATAACTTTTAACTAAGGATCCCGATTAACCTTAagctggtggcattgttaagttcataaaactctgaaatttctgaaaattcttaaaattttgtgcagttatgaatttaaataacttcaaaatctcccaaagttgctcgaaacaaaccccAATAGGGTAATGAcattcaaatacattttaggaaCGACTGAGGACATTCCAAGGAAATCTTATGActttccaaagaagtcttatgacattccaaggatgtatGGTGACATtacacaaccttatgtgcaatgtccatagatgtcttaggatattaagtttcttcgTCGTGCGTAAcgatcactcttcagtaaaactatcataattGTTTACTAAGGACCCCGATTAACCTCAAACTAGTGGCATTattaagttcataaaactctaaaatttctgaaaattctgaaaactttgtgcagttatgtatttaaataagtccaaaatctcccaaaaatactcaaaacaaaccaaaatagggtattgacgtttaaatacagttttaGGAAAGTCTCAGGACATTCCAAggagtcttatgacattccaaagaactcatatgacattccaaaaactcctatgacattccaaggatgtctgcttacattccacaaccttatgtgcaatgtccacatatggcttaggatattaagtttcatGTTCGTGGGTCAAATGATCACTgttcagtaaaattatcaaaacttttgactaaaaaccctgattgacctcaaaactggtggcattggaaagctaattGATGCTaggacttttcaagggtccTTATCAAATGATgcagtataaaagattgtcgaaccaatcctaagtgattctaatgcACTGGGAATGCAagtctatgcttaatctaagtgcaaccaattgagtgaagtgaagtgaactaaaactagactagaaatgcaataaaagaatgaactttctttctcaatatgaagcaagtggactcatggggctaggcatttgatcttgggtgatgtagatccaatctaaaggtgacaagctatcaatcaagcactttccttatgcctagacacaatactaaacaagctctatccctagatgaatgttcatttgctaaagcaactcaagcatcaaatccctttggttgaatgttactaaagcaatcatggagaaccagtctactagcaatcttaacacctttaacaacaaatctctttggcaaagtgcattaaaagcattgaagagttggttcaggcatttcatcaaacaccttccgGGCATGAAATGCctaaggatctattttagtatgatcaagaccaaaatagcattgagaaccctcaacaagcaaggaATGAAATAGatttaacactaaacaccctagatcttcactaatcacccttaatcaccctagcccatgaatcctagatagatctactcactaatagacatgattaACCCAAAAACCAAAGATGATTCAAGGTTAAACATGCTAGTGAACAAGATAATccaacaaacacaaagaaaataagatgaaaaaggatcaaagatccaaactttcttcaaggtttacaaatgtgtttttgagagaaaaagagTTCATTCCCTAATTTGGGATTACAAGAGTATTTATATGGTCTTTTGAGACCTAATGGTACCAATAGAAAAGTCTAAAAACCcccttaaaatcataaaaacgacCAAGTGATAACACGCAGCGGGGTCTCCGTACCCGGGTCACAACCCCGCTCCAGCCGTTTTTCCTCCATTTCTGTGTAAACCCGAGCGGGGTCGTAACCCCGCTCCGTCACCCCGCTCTGGATACACAGCGGGGTCGTAACCCCGCTCCGTCACCCCGCTCCAGGCGTACTGTGTTCGAGTAttgatatgcctccagtagattgatcataactcctccaatacagctccaaatgacttgagaccacttccattagaaagctatcTCAATTTCCAATGTTCTCCCAGAAGATGGGcttcaaaagatatctttaaggtctccatccatgttcatctttcaACCTTTTACACCACAAATGCCTCCAAACACTTCCAAAAACTCCATAGCACACTCCAACACCTAATAAAgactcatgtatgcaaaatgtaACCTAAAGATGACTAAATCCTCatctatatgatcaaaatgtacAAGAATGAATGGCTAAAacaatgtaaatatgcaagatatcactaatcaaaatttctaccgtttctgaaaagatgagctcaatttcaccaCACCTaattctctatcaatagataaaattttgaagattatgtgcaattatacattacaaaaaaacactcaaaatctcccaaaattgcttaAAACGTACCAGTGGGTAAGGTattgacgatcacataaagttcataaaactctgatttttctgaaaattctgaaaattttgtgcagatatgtatttaaataactctaaaatcttccaaaattgttcgaaacaaaccagtggatacattaatgacgttcaaatacaggTTATGAACGTCTCATGACATTTCAAAGAattcttatgacattccaaggaagttttatgacattccaaagatgtctgGTAACATTCCACAacattatgtgcaatgtccacagatatcttaggatattaagtttctttttcGTGCGTTAAACAACCACTCTTCAATAAAACTATCATACCTTTTGACTAAagaccccgattgacctcaaactggtggcattgttaagttcacaaaactctaaaattcctaaaaattctgaaaattttgtgcagttatgtttttaaataactctaaaatctcccaaaattgttcgaaatAAACCAGTGGgtacagtaatgacgttcaaatacagtttaggaacttctgaggacattccaaggaagtcttatgacattccaaagatgtctggtgacattccacaaccttatgtgcattgtccacatatgtcttaggatattaagttttttcttcATGCGTCAAATGACcacttttcagtaaaattattataactcttgACTATGGATCCGATTGACcacaaactggtggcattgttaagataatcaaaatctctaccgtttgTGAGAAGATGAGCTCAAAATCACCATAAttagttctctatcaatagatataATTCTGAAGATTCTGTGTagttatgcatttaaataattccaaaatctcccaaaattggtcaaaacaaaccagtggatagggCAATGACGTTTAAATGTAGTTTAGGAACGTGTCAGAACATTCCAAGGAactcttatgacattccaaagaagtcttatgacattccaaggatgtctgctgatattccacaaccttatgtgcagtGTCCACAGATGTCTTtggatattaagtttcttcttcgttggtcaaacgaccactcttcagtaaaactatcataacttttgaataaggaccccgattgacctcaaactagTGGCATTAgaagattatgtgcaattattcattacaaaaaaactcaaaatatcccTAAGTTGCTTAATACATACCAGTGGGTAGGGTAATGACAATCACATATAATTCATAAAACTTTGAAATTTctgaaaactctaaaatttttgtgcagttatgtatttatataactccaaaatctcctaaaattgtTCGAAATAAACCAGTcgatacagtaatgacgttcaaatacattttatgAACGTCTCAGAACATTCCaagaaagtcttatgacattccaagaaagtcttatgacattccaaagaagtcttatgacattctaaGGATGtttggtgacattccacaaccttatgtgcaatgtctaCAGATGTCTTAGgttattaaatttcttttttgtgCGTTAACGATCACTgttcagtaaaactatcataactttcGACTAAGGATCCCGATTGACCTCAAGCTGGTGGtattgttaagttcataaaactctgaaatttctgaaaattcttaaaattttgtccagttatgaatttaaataacttcaaaatctcccaaagttgctcgaaacaaaccaaaatagggtaatgacaTTCAATTTCAGTTTAGGAACATCTGaagacattccaaggaagtcttatgatatTCCAAAAAAGTcgtatgacattccaaggatgtatGTTGAgtttccacaaccttatgtgcaatatCCACAGAtggcttaggatattaagtttcctcttcgtgcgtcaaatgaccactcttcagtaaaattatcaaaacttttgactaagaaccccgggtgacctcaaactggtggaaTTGGAAAGCTAATCAAAAACTCTACCGTTTCttaaaagatgagctcaatttcaccatagttagttctctatcaatagataaaattttgaagattgtgtgcaattatacattacaaaaaaactcaaaatctcccAAGTTTCTTAAAACGTAACAgtggatagggtaatgacgatcacataaagttcataaatccctgaaatttctaaaaattctgaaatttttgTGCAGTTATCTATTTAAATAACtctaaaatctcccaaaattgttcgaaacaaaccagtggatacattaatgacgttcaaataaaatttaggaACGTCTCtggacattccaaggaagtcttatgacattccaaggaagtcttatgacattccaaagatgtttagtgacattccacaaccttatgtgcaatgtccacaaaTGTCTtaagatattaaatttcttcttcgtgcgtcaaacgaccactcttcagtgaaactatcataacttttgactaaggaccccgattgacctcaaactggtggcattgtttaGTTCATAAAACtttgaaatttctgaaaattttgaaagttttgtgtaattatgaatttaaataactttaaaatctccaaaaattgctcgaaacaaaccaaaatagggtaatgatGCTCAAATACAGTTTATGTACGTATcaggacattccaaggaagtcttatgacattctaaggaaatcttatgacattccaaagaattcttatgacattccaaggatgtctgcttacattccacaaccatatgtgcaatgtccacggACGGCTTAGGATCTTAAGTTTCctcttcgtgcgtcaaacgaccactcttcagtaaaattatcaaaacttttgactaaggaccccgattgaccttaaactggtggcattggaaagctaatcaaaatctttaccgtttctgaaaagatgagttcaatttcaccatagctagttctctatcaataaataaaattttgaagattatgtgcaattatacattacaaaaaaactcaaaatcttcCAAAGTTGTTTAAAACGTATCAGTGGgcagggtaatgacgatcacataaagttcataaaaccctgaaatttcttaaaattctgaaaactttgtgcagttatgtattttaataacTCTAAAATCTCCCTAAATTGTTCTAAATAAACcagtggatacagtaatgacgttcaaataccgtttaggaacgtctcaggacattccaaggaagtcttatgacattccaaagaagtcttatgacattctaaGGATGTATGGTgatattccacaaccttatgtgcaatgtccacagatgttttacgatattaagtttcttcttcgtgcgttaaacgaccactcttcagtaaaaatatcataacttgttaagttcataaaactctgatttttttgaactttctgaaaattttgtatcattatgtatttaaataactccaaaatatcccaaaattgctcgaaacaaaccaatgGATatggtaatgacgtttaaatacagtttaggaacgtctcagggcattccaaggaagtcttatgacattccaaagaattCTTAtaacattccaaggatgtctgctgacattccacaaccttttgtgcaatgtccacagatggCTTAGAATATTAAGTTTCCTTttcgtcaaacgaccactcttcagtaaaattatcaaaacttttgactaaggacccGATTGTcttcaaactggtggcattagaaagttaatcaaaatgtttactgtttctgaaaagatgagttCAATAtcaccatagctagttctcAATCATCAGATAAAATTCTGAAGATtctgtgcaattatacatttcaaaaaattcaaaatcttcCAAAGTTGTTTAAAATGTGTAGGCAGGGTATTGACGATCACAtcaagttcataaaactctgaaaattctaaaaattatttgcagttatgcatttaaataactccaaaatctctcaaaattgctttgaaacaaaccagtggatacgGTAGTGACGTTCAAATAAAGTTTAAGAACTTCTTAGAACACTCCaagaaagtcttatgacattccacaAAAAAGTTTGGATATAGAGTACAAATACTGTATTAAAATTATGTGTTTtcataccaaaatatttatacatcttttattaatttaagtaagttactctaaaattttaaattatataattttataataaataaaaaaatctcttttgaaagattaaaatctttttaaataaaaatatatcgtTTATTATGTCGTCAACGAAGAAGTACGAACGCCTCGTAAACTAATTTGATTTAGTTagtattacaaaataattatatatgtgtaatatgcaaatttgaaaacaaatatatttgtataaaatttaaatactaacttATACACAACTCTtgaaacaaacaataaaaaaacacaccttaatatataatgaaaatatataaattttaacaaaaaataaaatttattcaaaaatacaCAACTTTTCAACAATGTTAGGGTTTTTTCATGTAAAACATATAGGAGATGAAACTTTCATGTATAAAAACTCAAGagatttaatttttcattttaatacactgatttttagatataaaatttcaaatatttataaaatattaataaatagataaaagcATAATAAAacgaaaatacataaatatttgtacaaaaaaattaagagatgcaactttctatatatatgaatagtcacaaatttttaatttaaatgtagttattttgaaatgataattatatgaatagttgcaatttttcaatttaaatagtcatatattttcaatttaaaagtagttattttgaaatgatacatatatgaatagtcacaattttcatttaaataattacatgttttcaatttaaatactaaataatacacaaatattaaacaaataatgaaaagacacaatttttaacaaaaaataaaatttctataaaaattcataactttttAACATTGTTTGGGATTCCTATTATTAGTAGATATTTACACAGAAATAAATGATCAGATAAATCCTATTAACATTATCCAATaggtattttaaaaaaaaaattcaaaaacaacaTTATCCAATAGTTAAATCAATCATTTAGTAAATTCATCTAAAACTAAAACctgataaaatcaaaatttctaaCCGATAGCTTCTGagtatatagaaaataaattaaaattcagaACAATATCAGAAGATCGATATTGTTGGACTCTATATAACTAGCACaaagttttttatttctctaataaaaaaaaaactctctctaTAAACCGTCTCCGAAATTTTCTCTATCCACAACTCAACTCTCTCCTCGATCTTGTCTTTCAATCCTTCTCTTTACGGAGTAAATCAAGGAAACCTCTATTCGAAACCCTAAAAAATCTCCCCCCAAACACCAAACTAATGTCCTTAAGCAAGTTCCACGgtggctcctcctcctctgccACGGCTTGCGCTGCTTGTAAATACCAGAGGAAAAAGTGCACCGAAAACTGTATCCTCGCTCGTTATTTCgcacaagaaaaacaaaatcagtTTCTAAACGCCCATAAATTGTTCGGAGTAAGCAATATAACAAAGTTCATCAAAGGAGTTGAAGAATGTCAACGCGACGTAGCCATGAATAACCTAATTTTTCATGCCAATGCTCGTGCTCGAGATCCGGTTTTGGGAGTTTTCAAAATCATGCTTGATCTCAAGCACCAGATTGCTTGTGCTCAGGCTGAACTTAACTTTCTTCATCAGAAACTTGCCACGTGTCAAACTTTAGCTCTCCAGCAGCAACTTGCCTGCTATTCGTACGGAGATCTATTAGAACAAGGAGACCAATACCTTAATATTGATGGTCATGTTCATCAAGAGATAATGCAGAAGCAGAGTCCGCTGAACTACGAGATGTTTATGGAGATGCCTATCAAGCTTGAGAAGGAAAAAATCTCTATTCCAGGACACAAGAATGCGGTGAACCAGATAGCTATGCCGTCGCAAGTGATTTAGTAGTTTTAAGTCCGgtttctagttttttttgtgtgttttgtacaCACTATCCAAAGTTTAGGTTAGTTTGTTTTCTTGATTACCACtgcttttttctttgttttagttttacagATTGTCAAATCTATTCTCGTAATAGCTACTAGTACTTTCACAAGGAGTATTTTTTACCATTTTGTTCACAGATTTAGTTTTGGTGTTCAGGTTTTTTAGGTTCTTGTGACGTCCAAGCTTTTCCTTCTTTtaaagtttctatattttttcaTTAAGTTAAATTGCTTTAGGTTTGGAAATTGTTGGAGCTAATCTGAAAACAAAATCAGATGAGGACTTAACTTTTGATGCAAGAAACAACCCTAATTCCACAAAAAGGGTTACACAGTTCATTACAGCCTGATCCTATAAATAACCAGAGATAGTACAAGTTGTGCTGCTGTAAACTAAACACCTGCCTTGTTTCCAAGTCTCTCCCGAAGAATCTTGACTCCCATGTATCTGCAAAGATTTACAATTCCATTCAGTTCATATATACTGTACTTTAGAAGAGCTTTGATTCATTATGTTGCTATTTGATTTCGATTTACCTTCCCATCATCATGACCGTGGCTTGTGGGTTGGTTCCAGGAGACTCGTCAAATGTGGAACCATCAATAACTCTGAGCCTGTTGACACCGAGAACTTTGCGGTCAGGGCTCACAACTTTACCTACAAGGCAACCACCATGATAGTGCCAGATTGTGACAACGGTGTCTTTACAGAACTGAGCCATAGATTTGGTATCGTTCACTTGCTTTGGTCTTAATTAGATTGATGTTTGCCTTGACACTCATGCTAAGCATCTTGTGGACGTTTTGCTTGTCGCACTGCGTGTAGTTTAGGAACCTCTTAGACGTCACCACTTTTGAAACCAGACGGATGGCTTCAACACACCGTTGGAGATCCACCGGGTGTTTGAAGTAGTTGAATGTGACTTTAGGGTTGTCATCTACATTTGTGTTGAGTAAGCTCAAATGCCCTCTAGAGATTGGGTAAGCTAGTTTCTCCAAAATGAAACTTCCATTGAATGCTTCTTGAAGTTGGTATTTGTTTCTTGAGATGTAAGCTTGTCTTCTCTGCTTTGTAGGTATGGTGGAAAACAATTCATTCTGCATAAAAATTCATAGACCATTCTCATACAAAGACACTAATAAGATAGAAACAAGGCTAGTTCTGAAATTTGTGAGGatttaaacaatttattttaggagttagtaattttttaaaaagattttgtagTCTATATATATCAactcaaaaaaatttaaagaccTAGGCAAATGTTTCACTTGGCTAGCCAAGGACTGGCTCGAAgttatatagtttagggttacCTTGTCCGACATAACTCCATAGTGTGTATGAATGCTCTCAGGGGATTGGCCAAAGCCAGTGCTGGCTTCAACATACACACCCATCTTTGTGATTCCAACGGTCTGGATAAGTGACTGCTCTATAGGCTGCTTTGAAGGCACCAAGATGGTGTTCATTGGATTATCAGCCATTCCTTTCCCCACATGTTCATTCGCTAGAACCAAAGGAATCTTCAGCCTCTTTAGCTCTCTCTTAGGTCCAATCCCACTTAATATCAGCATCTGTGGTGACCCAATAGCTCCACTAGACAAGATCACTTCACTTCCCTTTCTGTTCGAGAGTAGAGCCTGGTGTTGATTACCTTTCTCGTCTTTGAATATCACTCCTGTTACTCTAGGCCTTGTTCCTGCATCAGAAACCAAGAACGTTAGCATTCAAAACTTGGGATGCACGCAAAAACCCTAATTAATATCATTAGTACCAGATGTGTCAAAGACTATCTTCTGCACGGTGGCGTAAATCAAGACTCTTAGCTTCTGAGGGTTTGCGTAAGCGAGAAGCTCCGCCGCGGTATGACGACGGCCAAACCTATCGAAGATTGTGCCGCCGACTTTTGTGCCGGAGACGTGGTCGTAAGTGAAACCATTGAAAGGTCTAACTCCAACTTCTAAAAGACTGTCTCTTAGAGCTTTCTGCCACAACGTCAACTTAGGCTGATGAACGATCTCTCGCTCCACCCATGGATACGACTCATTCACTAGCTTCGGATCCCATCCCGCTCGCTTCACAAACCTACACCATTCGAACGAACCTTTcaattgtatttatatttttgtggcATATGTGTGTAAATCTTTGTGCACTAGTAAAAGCCAATCGAAAATTTACTTTTTCTAGATAAATATGTATttctatagaaaaaaaaattgggtttCGAAGCTGATATAAATACGGATCTATGGATTTGTAAAATTATTCATTcacacaataataaaaaattctaaacGAATATTTGCTCCAATACATATTAGTCTTTACTTACATCAAAGTTAATTTGCATTTGTTCGCAACAATTCTTTACTTTCTTCAAATTAATTCGCTTTCGTTCACggcaattttttttaagaaaatacgTTTAATTATGAACATAACTGTTGACGTGTGTGAAAAGTTATAGACGTGGTCGTAAACCCATGAGCTAGCCATTATTACACAACACTCTCGATCGGTGCGTTTTCATAACACTTACAATTAGGACACGAGGGGTTTCTTTATAAACAACAGAGATCTATTTCGATGTTCACAATCACAATCttgtttttccattttttctttaagtagtttttctcatttttcacatttgttaaaaatatataaatttatatgataaatacgttatttttttatatttatcaattttgataaaattaaaccaataatgataatttaattaaataatttcagttttttacaatttatcattattaaataaaaaatctatagaaaatccaaaagaaatctattttatgaaatattaaaaaaaatatttatgttgtttGGAATAATTAGGGCGTCTTAACTACTTACTCAGCATCGGCTCTGGAGTAGAAACCAGCGTTAATACAAGAACCGCCGCCGAGAACTCTCGCACGAGCGTTGTAGACGCCGTCAGTGGAAACGAACGCCTGAGACGCGGAGGAAGCTGACGTGTCAGCAAGTCCGATGTGGAAGTTCCCGAGGAAAGAGACGTTTGCGTTTGTGAACGGAACGCCACCTCTCTCCAAAACAAGAACGCTGAAATTACGCGACAGCGTTGCGGCTAGTGGACAGCCTGCGGTTCCACCTCCGATGACTATGTAGTCGTAGGTCGAATCTTTACCGCTTGATGAAAATGAAGACGAGGACGATGCTGAGAATGTGCTGGCTTTATCGATGAACGTGTAACGATAAGGATTATACTTCAACTTCTGCTCTTTACCTAGAAaacatttatttagttatttaactatatatatactcgtgacaagaaaataaaagttactgtattTAACTACTATACAATAAAGAAACAATTATTGGTAGTTGGTAGAAGTAATGTCACCATTAATGTCATTAGCAGAACATAAGCCGAAAAACAGAACAGTTATGCGTAAACAAAGACTGTACTGTTAGTGTCCTAATCGCTCCAGATTCGGTCTTGATGAATCAAGAAACAAAATCAACCAGACAGAATTGCCAATAAACAATAGTTTACTTCAAACACAACACTAAGAACGTTGTAATGAGGATTGTGTTAAGATAGAAGTAACCTTTAGAAGCTAAGGAGGAGATAGAAGTTGGGAGACAGAGGAGAAGAGCAAAGAGAACAAGCTTGAGAGCCATTGTAGACtacagaaacaaaaacagaggGTTTTTTTCCTCTTGGTGTTTTTGCTTCTGCTTCAACTTCTTATGTGGCTTTTCATGAATGGTCTTGTTTTGTGTGAACCTTCTCC contains these protein-coding regions:
- the LOC108828719 gene encoding LOW QUALITY PROTEIN: protein HOTHEAD (The sequence of the model RefSeq protein was modified relative to this genomic sequence to represent the inferred CDS: deleted 1 base in 1 codon) codes for the protein MALKLVLFALLLCLPTSISSLASKGKEQKLKYNPYRYTFIDKASTFSASSSSSFSSSGKDSTYDYIVIGGGTAGCPLAATLSRNFSVLVLERGGVPFTNANVSFLGNFHIGLADTSASSASQAFVSTDGVYNARARVLGGGSCINAGFYSRADAEFVKRAGWDPKLVNESYPWVEREIVHQPKLTLWQKALRDSLLEVGVRPFNGFTYDHVSGTKVGGTIFDRFGRRHTAAELLAYANPQKLRVLIYATVQKIVFDTSGTRPRVTGVIFKDEKGNQHQALLSNRKGSEVILSSGAIGSPQMLILSGIGPKRELKRLKIPLVLANEHVGKGMADNPMNTILVPSKQPIEQSLIQTVGITKMGVYVEASTGFGQSPESIHTHYGVMSDKNELFSTIPTKQRRQAYISRNKYQLQEAFNGSFILEKLAYPISRGHLSLLNTNVDDNPKVTFNYFKHPVDLQRCVEAIRLVSKVVTSKRFLNYTQCDKQNVHKMLSMSVKANINLLRPKQVNDTKSMAQFCKDTVVTIWHYHGGCLVGKVVSPDRKVLGVNRLRVIDGSTFDESPGTNPQATVMMMGRYMGVKILRERLGNKAGV
- the LOC108841254 gene encoding LOB domain-containing protein 7, yielding MSLSKFHGGSSSSATACAACKYQRKKCTENCILARYFAQEKQNQFLNAHKLFGVSNITKFIKGVEECQRDVAMNNLIFHANARARDPVLGVFKIMLDLKHQIACAQAELNFLHQKLATCQTLALQQQLACYSYGDLLEQGDQYLNIDGHVHQEIMQKQSPLNYEMFMEMPIKLEKEKISIPGHKNAVNQIAMPSQVI